The Dendropsophus ebraccatus isolate aDenEbr1 chromosome 3, aDenEbr1.pat, whole genome shotgun sequence genomic interval GGTTAAGCTGCTGCCAAATGTACAGAGTTTGCAGCTCTCGCACTAGTGCTGTGGCCTCTTCTATCAGCTGATCAGTGTGGGTGCTGGGAGTTGGACCCCAATAATCAAATTTTGATAGCCTAttctaatgctacatttacacgaaacaataattcgcccgatcgtacgattaacgatgttggagtaacgatttttttcataacgatcagcgtttagacggtacgctatatTTTACGAAAAATTCGTATTGAGATCACTAAGCCTATCTCACagattggttaaatcggcgaacgactgttcacatggaacgatctgcgaattttttgcgaacgatcaacgatgatttaagaagttgttgaaagatcaaaatgaacgatttctcgctcgtcgtttgattgttcactgcatttacacgtacgattatcgttcgaactcGATCATTATCGTGAGAATTCgcacgatcgttctgtgtaaacgcagcttaAGGGTAGCACATAAAGTCCACTGCTCCATGCATTGCGTAGTGGCTCTGCTGTGTTACCACAGGTAATCTTTTGTtgaatatatagatataatatacaCCATATTTACACTATGGGCGGAAATTTTTAATATTTGAAGCCTCACCCCCCCATGCAACCCACCataggtgcacgcctcttagtgaaaccAGAGGGACTGGGTCTGCACACGGCAGCCGCAGAAATATACACCTGCTTCGGAGCAGGTGcaaatttttgccatgatttacactTGCCTGCTGgctggcgtaaatcatgataaatgaggtgtgggGGATGCCTTGCCACCCCCCCTACCCGCCCATTAGGCAAGGGGGAAGTTATCCAGAGAAAAGGTGCCTTTTGCAAAAAGTATGCCGTGGCGCACAATGATAAATTCTCTGTTAGAGCAGGgtagtggtctgtaacctagacaataagcTGTCACCAATGAGAGGGGAAAAAGACTCATATAAGGAGAAGGATGTAAATTAGCTAAATGAATTTATTCTCAAAAGTATTTAACTTGAGTCCtacaaatataacaatattagttgagatgggaatactactttaatgttatactgtaaatttgctactTATTCCAGGCTCTAAAATAGTCATTTAAGTAAGAAACAAACTGTAATGTTATACCacgttttgtttagttttttaatTCAATATTTTATTGGTTTCGGCATTATACCACGTTTTAAGGGTCCATCAGATGTATACATCGGCAACCTGTCAAAAGTTATTCTGACATATACCATGGCATACTAGCAGTGGGTACCTTGAGTTCATTGGAGCAAACATAGTCAATTGGTGAATATGTCTGATCCATTTCACGAACATACAAGGGGCTGGACAAAATAACTAGAACACCAACTACAAATCACACATTATATTTTATTCACAAGGGTCAGGACAAACTGGTAAATGTGGCCAGAATGTGACTAAAGATAAGTAACAACCTGTATTGAGGTCATAAAAAGGCTTGGTTATGTTactgtccatccgaacccgagcgttcgatatttgattagctggggctgctgaagttggataaagctctaaggttgtctggaaaacatggatacagccaatgactatatccatgttttccacatagccttaggcctttatccaacttcagcagccaccgctaatcaaatgccgaatgatcgggttcggatggactcgagcatgctcgaggttcgttcatctctagtgctcACCTTTCCAGCATGGGCTGCGCCTTGTGTGGTTAAGAGTATGATGCTAGCAATCACGTTTACATAAACAGTTATTATAAGCAGTGTTTATTTGCTCGCGTACAGCTGAAAACTGAGTTTTCTTTGCCAAGTGTGAACTTCTATACAAAGACTTAGTTCTGCAAAAAACTATTAGTGATGATATGCTGGTAACATAAGCAGCCTAGTCAACATTTTATGATCCTGTCACTTGACACTTGTGCCAAAAGGGCAGTATTGCCGGCTGCATGGCCAACTGTTCAAACCGTGGATTTACAGACTGTTTCACATGTAAATCTTTCTTTACAAcatagttttaccataaagtccTGGGTAAAATAGATGCAGCATCCTTACCAGCTGCCATGAGGGCGCTCAAAGAGGTACACAAACATTGCCCCAgttttactaaaactgtctaatggtgtgtttacacaggcagatttatctgacagattttggaagccaaagtcagggatggatttgaaaagagcagaaatctcagtctatcctttatgacccattccctgtttatggtctgttcctggctttggcttcaaaaatctgtcagataaatctgcctgtgtaaacgcaccataattctcACACTGGAAAGTTTAAGCTAGCACTCCATTTTCCAAAGCGTGtcatgctatttaaaaaaaaaaaaaaatatgactaaTCTAGGTTTGTACCAACTGTTAGTCGGCTTAAAGGAGTtctctgggtttttttttatttttattctttcttttttGGACAAATGGAGGCAGAACGGCAACATGCCCATCCAACCTCCTCAATTAACGAAGTATGAAAAACAGGATATACGCATACATAAAAGAACAACATGAAAGAAATTATCTGCGTTATGATTCTTCTCACATTAATTTCAGGAGGCCCTCAGAGCCATGCCAGGACCACTTCAGTCatccaacagtttttttttactatttaaagaGAGGGAGACAATAGGGCAAAAGATGAGAGAAAAGCCAGAGGAGAAGGAAAGAAGCAAATTTAAAGAAAAGGAAGgtagaagaaggggggagagggagagaaaagtgcagaaaaaaaaaggagaaaaggaagggaggggaaggattGTCAGTGGACAAGGCATCTCAAGACTGGgcagtttatttaattattttcaaTTATACAGATccgtaaattatttctatttaaaaatgctaAAGTGAATTACTGTTTTACAGCTGTATGTTGTTACACAGTGTTAACTGGAAGTTAATAAGATGTACACCTTGCAAGTAAACTTTTCATTAGTGTTAGTTTTCCATGCAAGATTAACAGTTTTCTGTTATACTAACtaaagaattgataaaaaaaataaaaatcttaaagcgtatgtaccaccaggtatattGCTTggggttttttacattaacagaccggcgTGGTGATGCTTGGAGGCACGGTcatttttgaaccgctgcctgaTTGGCTTGCATGGTGCCGGTCTAGTCCCGAGCACCAACCTGCACTGGAGACTTGCCTGcatgcccccagtgtgacaatctctcctgccctctgtgatgtggctacattgattctaatagaccgggaaggggttaaaaaaaatgactgtgccactggcatccctgcgtcattctgttaatgtaaaaaaaactaaagtgatgtacctaccatagttttgatcagtccgggtctgagtgttcagaccccttcctctctccgctctgaattaaaaaaaaaaaacaacaacttcggAGCCCGACTTTCATTTAACTCAGAGCGATGAGAGGAGGTGCTGCAGCTGCGCTCCTCTCCCCACTCTATCTCCCAATCGgcaagggtctgaacactcagacccagaccgatcaaaacctttgacatgtctctatgatgtaaaaaaaattatttttttttataatgactttACATACTTGTCAGATTCAGAACATACAATCCTGctaaagtggtgtattatttccagtctgacgtgTGCTCTTtgctgtccagtgcaggagaagttttctatggggatttgcttaagctctggacagttcctgacacggacagaggtggcagcagagagcactgtcacactggaatgaatacaccacttcctgcaggacatacagtagctgataaaaaCACTTCCACAAAATACTATCCATGCATAGACATTTTTCTTCAGACCGGACCTCAGCATAATCATTCATTATTATGCCGGGAGCTCAATAACTGTTTAAATCTTAGCACTACTGTACTAGAACAATGTGCCatgcattttttttgtgcatGGTATCGCatcttaaagcattactgttaaataaataaagatttgaCATGCCGTCAGACGTCATTACTTGCTATTATTAGTGGGATGTGTTTAAGGTGTattcatgtaatatgtatatgtgtgtgccacCAATTTAGTATTTACTTCAGGAAGCTGCCCTAGGTATTAGGGGTGCAATTACTTTTCTGGGTGTGCTATCTCTGTAGGTTACATTTTCAacaaaccagatttttttttgtctttatcaGTTCTGGTGGTTTTATGAAGATGTGCATGTAGATAGATCAAAGTGATATGTTTGTAAGTGTGATCTCCTTTTTAGAAGGTGCAAATGCGTTTAACTGTCTACTTGGGCCAAAGTTTCCAGTTTATGAATCATTACTATTCTTGCAAAATTGCTCGAAATTGCATGCGTTTATGAAAtgaacagtgacattttaaggcaAAGGTTTTTTAGGTGAAATAATATCCGCCATTATTAAAAGGCTGTTtttgacacacacaaaaaaagttgtgggaacattgcctaatATTGTTACTAATGTGAATTATATATATAGGTATGGGGGAGTAtgtttcgccccccccccccccccccactaatttTAGTTTTAGGGTGGGGTTGCATGGCAGGCATTTCACCAGGTAGGGCAATGTGGCATTTTATGGATCAGGAATCTCTGTGTAACCCCAGCCTTATTGGCATGACAAAAGTGATAAAACAGtctttactagggatggtccgaacagagttcgtacgaacccgaaccatccgtaatgattaccgctgtctgcccgctccatgcagcgggcggatccagcgggaggaacgcctggaaaactgggatacagccatagccataggctgtatcccagttttccaggcggtcctcccgctgtatccgcccgctcaacggagcgggcagacagctgtactccgagcgttcgggttcagccgaaccagaacctcggcgggttcggaccatccctagtctttaCTACCAATAGTGCAAAATGTCAAATTTCTGGCAGCAAAAGAATAAGAGGTTATCctacgaaaatctttttctttcaaatccgctggtttcagaaagtttatatagatttgtaatttacttctatttaaaaaatctagtgtcttccccatacttatcagctgttgaatGTCccgcaggaaatgctgttttcttttcagtttgaggAAACAAGGTGGAAATTCCAAATGGAATCCCTGCCGTGGACTCCTTGCAATTCCTCCTGCCTCGTCTCAATGTTTCCTCTGCATGGctctctgctgaaagaattgacatgtcttcaatctttattgagAGCCAAGCTTACAGAGATATGGTGTTTCAACCCCTGCTGGGATCTTTGTCTGAATATTCAGACCTgcgccaatcaaaacttttgacatgtaaaaagtttttattatgacagtgacactttaggcaaAAAGTTCTATGTTTTGAAACATATAATATTAATTTAACCTAATGAGAAAACATTTAATGTTGGTAGGTCCATGTGCCTTGCTTGTTGTGAGTTACTTACTCTTGTGAATCACCAAATTCACCTTTGGTACTTGGTAGAAATATTACATTTCACATACTAAATGTGTGCAGTGTTATGCAACTAGGGTTTTATGATGCCCTCTAGTGTCTGTTTCGCTTATGAAAGAggctttccacttttttttttgtttgttttttgtggtaTTTTCTGGCCCATGTTCGGCATAGAAGTCAGTAATCAAAATGGAAACAATATTATGTTCCTAATGTCATTTGTAGATATGTATGTTTCCATATAGAAAAGTACAATTGTATTATCTTTTATTATTAAAATACTGTTGACAATTGCATCACAAACCATGGATAAAATAATTACGTCTAATAATGTAACTCCAAAAGAGTCTTATAAGTGGATGAAAAGAATGTTTCCCAACATGTCAATATTTTAGTATTATTACTTTTGTATGCAAGACATTGTCctagggttattgttttttttatttatggtgAAATTGTGTACTGTAAAAAGTCAGATTTAAATCTCCGCTGATGTGGTCAAACTTTAAATCTAGTTCAAGACTTATTTATCAAAGGCACAGGCTAATAAAAGTGTGGATTAGTTGCACAAGTATGTACAGCTGCTAATAGCAGACGCCaccaattttaatttttctttgtttttttttattcctactTCCTCGAGTCATCATTTTAGTCTGTTAGCCATACgagtacttttatttattttttatttaacaagtTATATATTTTAATGGATCCCCTAATTTTagcatttatggggtgaaattgggttTGTTTTAATTTACTCTATGGTGAAATGTTAACTTTATTCTGTAGAGCTGTTTGATTCAGAGATTGCTTTTTGCAAAGctagctgtagtttttattgatgcCATTTGGGGGTAGACTTTTTTGGGGAATTGTGTGGGGTATTTTTTTATGGTGTTCACCAAGAAGGATTGATAATGTTACACTTCAATAGTTTTAGTGTTTGCACTTGGAACAATGTAGTTttactttctttaaaaaatgagAAATGAGCAGTGGTTTaaattgtttttaattttattaattaCTCTTAATCCCTAAAGtcattgatgcccagatgtccaGGTCGAATTAACCCCTCGCCACAAAATGacattccaggaacgtcatgtaaagcaggtagttcctgcaacatgatgtTGCTGGAACGTCATACTGCCTCCCCACCAGTAGGTCTTGCTCAGTcacttcttcctaatgtcctacgtGATcctgggattctcctctgtgtttgggtgcagtggatgcagccagtctccagccaccatggCCTGAACAACTCCctactaactaaatattcaccatacacaaagaaaaactgctaacaatgccagatacctgtgatctAGCGATCAGACATAGACCCAggtttatcagctctctgtcagtgtccgTGCTCCTGAATCATCGcgaccccacaggaactacctgcttagccagtgactgcagctgtgtcccacctcactcactgattggctgagtagggccgtgacatcacaggatgggAAGCCAGTTGGAGGACTATGAGCTGTGATGCTGTACTGTAGAGACACGGGGACCACAACATTAAGGACAGAGTTTTCTGCTACACtagttatggcttctcctccttctgaacagcacagatcacacacacacacacacacacacacacacacacacacacgcacgcgcgcgtcttccagctcagaaacaaactgccaaatagtgaccaccaacttttccccaaccacccctatctaatagggtcagtgctttattactgatatatggaggaaatgctTCATCCTGCATAACTAAATTCATGTGAGAAAGTGTTTTTCTGTTTGTTATAAATAAGGTCCTTAGAtcgatagaacataaaatatattgatgagttttcatatacattttataaatgttcctcaattataacattttaaaagatttttttttttttttttttttaaactcagggTCAGTCCTCAGCTCTGGCTATGTACACCTTAATAGATGCAATATCCATAGCAGTTTCTACATATAAGAGCAGTTTCATACTCTCTTTGTATTAGTGATATTCATGCTTGCAGTCTTTCTATACagttagaatatatatatatatatatatatatatatatatatatatatatatatatatatatatacacacacacacatacacatatggtAGGGGCTACAAGTAGTCTGGGCAGTCTCCACTCTAATATTATAAGGTTCTCCATTGTAATGTTATAAGGTTCTCCATTGTAATGTTGTGCATTTCTTCTTTACAGGTACGAGAACTGGTGCTTGATAACTGCAGAGCACGAGAAGGCAAAATTGAGGGTCTAACTGCCGAGTTTGTTAATCTAGAGTTTCTCAGCCTAATAAATGTCATGTTGATGTCTGTTTCAAACCTTCCAAAGCTACCCAAGTTAAAAAAGGTAAGTTAATGTCTCATATTTCCTTTGTGaactcttaacccttagaggaccgagccaatttaaatttttgcgtttttgttttttcctccttgtgctttttgcttttacgccgttcgccctggggtaaaactgacttgttatatatgttcctcaagttgttacgattacaacgatatgtaacatgtataactttttattttatttgatggcttgtaaaaaattcaaactattgttagcaaatatatgttccttaaaatcgctctattcccaggcttataatggtttaatcctttgatctatggggctgtatgaggtgtaattttttgcgccataatgtttactttctatcggtaccttgattgcgcatttgcgactttttgaacgctttttattacaatttttctggaattgatgtgaccaaaaatgcgcaattgtgcACTTGGgtattttttgcgcttgcgccgtttaccgcgcAAGATcaagaattaaataaattaatagttcgggcgattacgcacacggcgataccaaacatgtttgtttatttttatttgtaacatttgaaaaggggggtgattcatgcttttattagggaagagggctttttttttttttttttgcacttacactagaagcccccggcttatatagatatactgcatagatcaatgagataggcactagtttgctttcggctgctgcagccaaaagcaatcgagtgccgagccgggatcagcgccattacagagcagaccccggccggtgccggatgtgtggatcgctcttctgtggctcggggggggggggggggggggcgatcgaaccgtgcccgctaatagccgtggtcccagcgatatcccggtcagaagccagcgcgcacgctctggagagaggtttggcgtccatagagaatgaatggagcagtgcgcGCGCCTCAGAGATGAgtctggctccattcattctctatggacgccggacctctctccagagcgcgcacggctccattcattcgcTGTGGACGCCAAACCTCTCTTCAGAGCGTGCGCGCCGGCTtatgaccgggatatctccatcccgggagcgggactcggcgagatgaggtACGTAttaggggatctaactgggggtcgggagcctgtcaccctggcacggggggtaacaggactcctttaaagggaatatatcacctacatttttatttaatgatgagtcagatactaaaaactGTTTTTATTCTGTCCATATATTTTTTGACTGTATCGCTCCATTTCCAGCACATTCATTGAAAAGGCTGCCAACAACCATCACATCAGAGGTGGAAGATATGGCACTAATGCCTAATGTTCTAGGCCAGTGATTTACATACAATCTAATTTATATACGAATATGATATGCATATTAAGTGAAGACATTAGAAAAATATGTGCTTAGTCACTGCTGCCCATCtcctaaaatatacatatatataatttttttttttttattaaattgtgtggggtttttttgtttttttctttcagcttGAATTAAGTGACAATAGAATCTCTGGAGGTCTGGATGTATTAGCAGAGAAACTTCCCAACCTGACGCATCTAAATCTCAGTGGAAACAAATTAAAAGACATTAGCACTTTGGAACCTCtggtatgtctttttttttttttttttttttttttggttgccaACAGAGAAATGTTGTTTCGAGCTTAAGACTTGACATTTGGCTACATGTAGTTAAATTAATAAACAGAAAGTTATATCTTTTTGTTTCTGTGGGTTGGTTTTTTACATACATCAGAGACAGCTATATAAGCTTTTGCTACAGTGTCAAGTTTATTCACATTGGAACCTCAGAAGTCACACTGATCCAGTGGAAGGGCTGCTTGGTCCATATGCATGTTGAAGAGGTGGCAATTCTCAGCTTTCCATTGACATGAAAAGGAGAATTCTGGACAGGGATGTTCTTATTTTCTTCTCAAAAGTGGCAggaggatggaaaaaaaaatagtgctgGTAGATGCTACCGCTGCTCTGGTCCCGCGCCATTTCCTGGTTTGAGAGGAGATCTGGGACGTGACATTCCaggcttgctcagccagtcagcggcctcTGGAAGCAGGAAGCGaccagagtggggggggggggggcaggtgccgCCACCAGCGCACAGGGCTggagaggtaagtgcatgttgtttttttgacatgtcaaaagtttagtgggatgacagtgacagtttaacataaaaacttaattTAATGTTGGCTTTAGACAGATTGCTTGCTGTGGTATTAAAGACAAAGAACTAAATTAGACATGCTACTGATCTTAAAAGGATTTTATATTTTTCAGAAAAAATTGGAACATTTGAAGAGTCTTGACCTGTTTAACTGTGAAGTAACAAATCTAAATGACTACAGAGAAAGTGTGTTCAAACTCCTCCCCCAGCTAACATACTTAGATGGATATGACAGAGATGATAAGGAGGCACCAGACTCGGATGCAGAGGCTGATGGAGATGGTGTTGACGAGGAAGAGGAAGATGAAGGTGTGCTATGCTATTACTGTGGTATTTCATAATGTGCTAATAATTATTGTGTAATTAAAAGTCGTTACACCTTCTAATATGCATTTTTTCTATCTATTCCTCAATTCCCCAAAAATTCTGCTTTGTAATAATTGAATGAAAACTTGCTTTGTTAACTACTCAGGGATGAAAATGTGTGATGATGACACAAGTACTGTGTTCACATGTAGTACCTGTGTCATTTTTAGCCAAGTTGGTCAAAAATGACAGAGACAAAAATCTGACACATTTCTGTCTCTGACAAATAGCAACCTCTCCCTGTccatgaaagctgaactgtgtgATGGTCAAATAGTCAAATCCAATAGTAGGTAAAAAAGAAATTTCAGAAAAACAAGTTTATTAAAATGCTCAAAAGTATAAAGAAAAAAGGGACTTATTTCTGAactacatagtttttttttgtttgtttttttatgggagTCTGGTACGTTGTGGCATCTGTTTATAGTTTTAGGGTGAAGGTATACTCCGAGGGTATGAAAAGAGACCTAAAGGAAAATTCCCGGCAGGGTTTCTTTTGCCAAAgtgccagggagggggaggatgacagAAATGACGTGcatttacctccccagctccagtgctgaTGCCCATATACTGCTGCTTTGGTCCCTGGCCGCTGGGACCCCACTGCGctggctggctgagcgggcctagaAGGTGCTCTCTCTAACCATAAGGCAGCCAGGTACCTGCATCAGCGCtaaagccagggaggtaagtgcataaTACTTTTATCTTCCCCTGCATTTTGGCACAAAAGCCCCCTGCCCGAAATTCTccttttaaggtccccatacgtTATACACTGATGCCAGCCAAACCCACCGCCATCATGCAGATACCATCCCATGTAATGGAGTGAGATCAGCTGCtgcaaagcatgtcactaaatgctctAAGAAACAGCTCAGGAAAGTTGGCAGCTCACCATAACAAagtacagaaaatagaaacagattaaactaaaagaagttttagtatctgactgtaATCGGTGATCATCAAGTCATCAGTCATCAAGACTGTGCTATATAGACACACCGCCAGTGGGACATCTGAGTAGCACACTCCTAATCCTTTCATACGCCTGCTGTTTTTTCAGAGTGAGGGTAGTGGTGCctattccctatttatgttccaatacttgcaaccgagtgggacttaaggggctatttatcagggtggtgtggtgctctccacatcatggaggcaccccgtggcaacaggctagagatatctggctgtcccgtgttttgagactcgcaaccgagactccatggactcttgttttgcatatatacatttttgggggcatcagtggagactcttgattgagtacttcattggagttttttcactgttctaCTTGAGTtgagtgattactgtgttttgttagtgGTGCCTATTGCCCTACCTTTgttgctcttacagtatatatacatttatttttattattatttatttattttagaaggggaagaggaagaagatgatGAAGAGGACGAaggggaagaggaagaagatatagatgaggaggaggaagatgatgaagATGAGGAAGAGgttggagaagaagatgaagatgaGGATGGTAGTGGAGAAGATGAGGTTAGAATATTTAGAATATTAGTGTtgtatttgaatattttttttattttgcagcatttaaaaaattatttatatctacataaaatatatacatatttatatctacTTTTCAATTGTACGTATGTGTTTTGACCCTGTATAActtgtatgtttttttgttttttttttgggggggggggggggtgttgaatACAAAATGTTATACATGCAGCACACAATACACACCACTACTTCTTGGTTGGCATCTACAGTTGGTTAAAGCGTTTACTGTACAAAGTTTTCCCTAAAGTGTGTGTCCATATAATCTAATAAGAAAAAGCAATCAAAACGGTATACACTGGGCTGCATACACCAAACAAAAGAATGCATTCCTTATCCTGGAAAAAGGAAATAATCGTGCACATTTATCCATCCTATTTTGCGCTTTGATATAGAA includes:
- the ANP32B gene encoding acidic leucine-rich nuclear phosphoprotein 32 family member B isoform X2; its protein translation is MDMKKRIHLELRNRTPSDVRELVLDNCRAREGKIEGLTAEFVNLEFLSLINVMLMSVSNLPKLPKLKKLELSDNRISGGLDVLAEKLPNLTHLNLSGNKLKDISTLEPLKKLEHLKSLDLFNCEVTNLNDYRESVFKLLPQLTYLDGYDRDDKEAPDSDAEADGDGVDEEEEDEEGEEEEDDEEDEGEEEEDIDEEEEDDEDEEEVGEEDEDEDGSGEDEDEELGHDGEVDEEEEDEEEDEEEEEAGKGEKRKRDTDDEGDEEDD
- the ANP32B gene encoding acidic leucine-rich nuclear phosphoprotein 32 family member B isoform X1 produces the protein MELVAVHCGLAVVLLFPRFCVCDYRLWREEREGRKPRSLQRVRELVLDNCRAREGKIEGLTAEFVNLEFLSLINVMLMSVSNLPKLPKLKKLELSDNRISGGLDVLAEKLPNLTHLNLSGNKLKDISTLEPLKKLEHLKSLDLFNCEVTNLNDYRESVFKLLPQLTYLDGYDRDDKEAPDSDAEADGDGVDEEEEDEEGEEEEDDEEDEGEEEEDIDEEEEDDEDEEEVGEEDEDEDGSGEDEDEELGHDGEVDEEEEDEEEDEEEEEAGKGEKRKRDTDDEGDEEDD
- the ANP32B gene encoding acidic leucine-rich nuclear phosphoprotein 32 family member B isoform X3, yielding MLMSVSNLPKLPKLKKLELSDNRISGGLDVLAEKLPNLTHLNLSGNKLKDISTLEPLKKLEHLKSLDLFNCEVTNLNDYRESVFKLLPQLTYLDGYDRDDKEAPDSDAEADGDGVDEEEEDEEGEEEEDDEEDEGEEEEDIDEEEEDDEDEEEVGEEDEDEDGSGEDEDEELGHDGEVDEEEEDEEEDEEEEEAGKGEKRKRDTDDEGDEEDD